Genomic window (Corallococcus caeni):
CATGCCGGACGGCGCGACCCACCGCGTGCACTACGACGGCCACGGTCGCGTGAGCCAGCTGGTGCGCCAGGGCATCGCGACGGTGGAGTACAGCTACGACCCGACGAAGGGGCAACTCACCCAGAAGCGCTTCGTCTCTCCGGCGGGCGCGCTGCAGCGGCAGGTGACGTTCGCGTACGACACGATGGGGCGGCCCTTCACGGAGACGCACAGCCTGGCGGCCGGCGGCAATCCGCAGGTGTACCGCTACTACCACGACGGAGCCTCGCCCACGCAGGGGCCCACGGGGGACCAGAAGGGCTTCCTCACGGCGGTGTCGGGCGACGGCTACGTGAAGACGCTCCAGTACCGCGAGGACGGCAAGCTGCTGTCGCGGACTCTGGCGCTGACGGGCTGGCGCACGGTCCAGACGCAGCTGGCGTACAACGACGTGGGGGACGTCTCCTCCAGCACCACGGTGCTGAAGGCCGCGAATGGGACGGTGCTGTCGTCGGACACGCAGGCGTACAAGCTGGACGCGTACGGGCGGCTCAAGGAGGCGTGGCTGGGGACGGGCAGCACGGCCCCGGCGAAGTTGGCGTCGCTGGCGTATGACGGTGAGGGGCGGGTGTCCTCGGTGGACTTCACCGGGGGGACGCACGTGGGCTTCGGCTACGACCCCCTCACGCGAACCCGAACCACGCGGACGCAGGCCACGCCCACGTGGAGTGCCGCCACGGCGCAGCGTTTCAACGCCCGCGGTCTGGTGGAGTCCGAGGACTTCACGGTGGGCTCGCAGGTGTGGCAGCGCGACTACGCCTACTCCGCGCAGGGCTTCCTCACGCAGGCGCAGGACGCGCACGACAGCTACGGGTATGGCTATGCGCCGGAAGGGTTGCCCACGTCCATCGAGGAGAACGGCACGTCACGCGCGGTGACGCGCACGGGCAGCACGCTCACCGCGGGCAACGTGACGTACACGTTCGATGCGCTGGGCCGCGCGGTGACGAAGGGCGACCTGACGTTCACCTACGGACCGAACGGGCACGTGGCCACGGCGACGCGGGGCACTCAGCAGTGGCACTTCCTCTACGACGAGACGGGCCAGCGCATCCTCAAGCGCGAAGGCACGGTGCCGGTGGCCGGATACCTGGAGGCGGGCGAGTACCTGGATGCGTCCGGCCTCACGCTGCCAGTGCACTTCGCGGGACAGCTGGTGGGTGTCCTCCAGCAGGGTGTGTTCCGCCCGCTGGGGGCGGACATGCGGGGCACGTTGCTGACGGACACGGCGGGCGCGCCGTTCGTGGCGTCGCCGTACGGTCATCGCGCGTCGCACCCGGACATGTCTCCGGCGATCGAGTTCGTGCAGAAGGGATACGACGCGGACCTGGGGCTCATCCGCATGGGCGTCCGTGACTATGACGCCACGCTGGGGCAATTCCTCACGCCGGACGGCCTGTTCCTGGAGTCGCCGGACCTGTGCCTGGGGAGCCCCAGTGAGTGCAACCTGTACTCATACGCACGCGGCAATCCGACGGGCTTCACGGACCCCACCGGCAAGTGCTCGGCGAGCCTGAAGTCTGGCATTGACTGCGTGGGGCCCGCGCTGGCGCAGGGCGCGGCCGTCGAGCAGGAGATGACCCAGGCGTGGAAGGACGGCAACTACGGCACGGCCACCGTGGCGGCGGTTCTGAGCTTTGCGAACGGTGCGGTCGTGGTGTCGGCATACGTGGAGCAGGGGGTCATTGATGTAGGCAATGGGACCTACAAAGCGACCTCTGGCTTCATCGAGGGGGACTATGAAAAGGCGCTGAACGGATCGGTGGAGACATTGGTGAACTTCGTGCTCGCTCGGGTCGGATTGTCCGCCGAGATGTTGAGCGCGGAGCTTTCAGTGGGGGGGAGGATGGCCTCGGGCCTGCGCGCGACAGGTACGGTGAGGGCTGTTGCAACAGAAGCCCCCTCCATGGCGGCAACAGGCTCATCAACCGCGGAGGCGAGTGCCACGACATTGACGCGTAACGCCGAAGAGGGCGTAAAGAAAATACGTCTGTGGCGTGCGGTTGAACCCGAGGAACTCGCCGATGTGAGGAGGTTTGGTGACTACAACATCCATCCGAACTCAACGTTCAAGCGGTTCGCCTTCGACGAACAGTCGCTTGATGCCTTTGCGAAGGCGAACCCTGGTCGCTCGTACACGAAAACGTACATTGACCTGCCAACCGACAAGCTCAAGTTCATGTATGAACATCCGGATCCCGGAGGCGTGGGCAAAAGCATCGGGATCGATGTCTACGAGACACCCGAGTTCTACAAATGGTTCAACGGGGTGAACGTCCAATGAGTCGCTATAAGGCCAAACTGACCATCTTCTCGCACGATCGGGGTGGTCGACCGGCGATGCCACTGGGGTCCGGTTATTCACCTCACGCGTGCACGCCAGGGGGACAGGAAAACCTGCCTATCATTCTCCATGACGTCCCCTCATCTGCGGCATTCAACACCGAGTTCGAAGCGGTCGTTGAGCTTCGGTACCCCACTCGCCTCGATTATTCAGCCCTCATGTCTGGCCAAGGCTTTGACTTGGTAGAGGGCGTGAGGCGAGTGGGCCGTGTTCGGTTGGGTGAGGCACTGTCGTAGCGCGACCCTGAGTCGTCCCCTCATTTGAGATAAACATCAAGGCGCGTCCCCAGGGGTTGTCTGGTCCCAGTGCAGCGTGGGGAGCGGTAGCGTAACCGTTCCCCACGCGGGTGCAGTTCACACCGCGGAGAATCCAGAGGCGCAGGTCCGCTGCCCGGAGAAGGGAGATGGCCTCCTCATCGTTCACGATGAGGCCTTCTCCAAGGACCCGGCACGGTTCGAGCGGTATCTGGTCTGCGACGCGTGCGGAGCACGCAACGTGATGCTCATGCGTGCTTCGCCTGAGACAGACTGACTCACCCCGCCAGCGGCAGGCCGTCCGTGGACTCCACCAGGACGTTGCCGCGCACCCAGCCCAGCAAGCCGGTGGACGACTTCACCAGGTACCAGACGTCCTCCCGGTTCCCCAGCTTCGCGGGGACGCTCGCGGCCAGCACCCGCACCTTGGAGCCCTGCGCCGTCGTGGCCACCACCGCGGAGCCCGTGCGGGCCTGCGCCAGCGGGAAGGACTTCTTCACCGTGGCCTCCACACCCGCCGCCGCGGCGTCCAGGCCCACCGCGTACAGCTCCTGCGGCACGTGCACCAGCTTCCACGCCTTGCGGTCCAGCGTGTACTTGTCCCGCTTCTGCCAGAAGCCCATCCACGTATCGACCAGGACGATGCCGTTGCCCTTCGCCTCCGTCAGCGCGCGCACGTCCCCCAGCGGCTTCACCGTCCTGCCGTCGTAGCCGTAGAGGAAGAAGCGGTGGTCGTCGTCCACGTCGCCCAGCGTGTGGACCAGCAGCTCCTTCCACTTGTCGCCCGTGTCCAGGTCCACCACCGTGAAGCCACGCACCTCGTTGCCGGAGGCACTGCCCTGCGACGTGGCGCCTCCCACCTTCAGCGTGAACTTCCCGTCCTTGCCCGCGCTGAGTGACACCGCGTCCGGCTTGCCGTCCCCGTCCAGGTCCACCTGCGCGGACGTCACGGGCTCGTCGTTCTTCTGCGCGGACGCAGGCGCACCGGCGAACAGCACGGCGGAGGACAGCACGGCCAGCAGGGATGTCTTCACGGAAGCGGGACCTCGGTCGGGAACAGGGGCCGCGTCACGCTAGCCGCCCGCCAGGCCCCCGGACACACGCTTTCACCCCGAGCGGCGGAAGCGCCCCCGGAAGTGCCGGTCCAGGTACACCTCCGCGTGCGCCAGGGCCTCGCGCGTCTCTCCAGACAGCTCCAGCCCGGCCGCGGCCACCCGCGCCTGACGCATCGCGGAGCCCCTTCCGTCCCCAGCGGAACCCAGGGCGGCCGCCACCGCGTCCACCCGGGCGTGCGCGGCGTCCACCACGCCCTTCGCCTCCTCCAGGGACACCTCGCCCTCCGCCAGCGCGGTGAACAGCTGGCAGCGGTAGCGGCGGCAGGCCTCCGGGCGCTCCTCATAGACGGTGCAGCACAGCCCCTCCAGCGCGGCGCAGCGCTGGGGCAGCACCCCCGCGCCGTCCTCCCGCGTCCCCAGCGGCAGGCCCCGCTTGCGCAGGGCTTCCGCCTCGCCGGGCTTCAGCGGCACCTGGGTGAAGAGGGTGCCGTCACAGCACATGCCGCAGTGGAGGCAGAGGGTGGACAGGGCGGAGGACATGGCGCGTGCGGGATAACGCCCCGCGGGGGAGCGAGTCATCCCCGACGTGTGTGTGCGCCCAGACCTCCGTCCTCCAAGGCAGGCCAGGTCTCACCAGCCGACATGCGACAATCCCCCGTGTTCCATGTGTCGGAGTCACCGGGTTTTCATGGGTTGTGCACGACCCGAGGGGAGGGACAGCTCCGCACCTGTCTCAAAAGGCCATGCTCCTGTCCGTAGTGGAAATTCTCCGGGCGTGAGAAGCCAATGCGCGACAGTCCAGCCCGTGGCCAGGGACACGGCCCGAAGGTCTGAGTGCAGAAGGGGTGAATGATCTCCACTCTGTGGGAATCCGAGTTCCCCGGGTCACCTGCAACTTGGGGACACCACGGTTTCTTCGGACGTCGTAGGATCATGCCCCGTAGGACATCAGGGAGCCCCCATGCACACGGACACTCACGACGCGCCGGCTGGCCGCGAAACCCTCCTCGGATACCGGGTGGGGACGGAGCTCAGCGCGGCGGCCTCGTTTGGCGCGGACTTCTCTTCCGGGCGTCTGGTGCAGCTGTCACTGGAGCACCTCACGCTCCACCTGGAGTCGCGCGCGGTGCCTCGCAAGGGACAGGCCGCGTCCGTGGTGGTGGGGGAGGGCGAGCGGTGGGCCACCGCGCTGGACGCGGAGGTGATTGGCGTCAACGCCCTGCGCCCGGAGGTGAGCCTGCGCTTCGTCGCGCCGCCGCTGGACGCGGGCCGCCGCATCGTGGGGCTGCTGGAGTCGCTGCGTGACAACGGCCTCTTGCTCACGCCGGAGACGCGGCCCGTGTGGCGCGAGCAGATCGACCGGGCGGAGCGCGTCACGCGCATCTGCGAAGCGCTGGCGTCCCGGCAGGCCCGCGGCGTCCTGCGCTCGCGCGACGGCCAGGCCGTGGCGGAGGTCACCTGCGCCTTCTTCGAGCCGCTCCAGGACGCGTTCGCCTGGAACCTGCACGGCACGCTGCCCCCGGGCGCCTTCACCCTGGAGGCCTTCGGCTACTCCAGCGTGGTGCACTTCCAGGTGGACGCGGCGCGCATGGAGGGCGGCCTGCTGGTGATGACGACGCCCCCGTCGCTGGTGCGCTTCCGCCACCGGTGGCTGCGCCGCACGCAGGCCAGCGCGTCCTGCACGCTGGAGTTCGACCATCCGCTCTGGCCCCAGGTGCACGTGCGCCGCGGCCTGCTGGACGTCTCCTACGAAGGCCTGTCCTTCCTCACGCAGCCGGGCGAGGACCTGATGTACCCGGGCCTGCGCCTGCCGGTGATGGAGGTGGCCCTGGACGGCCACGCGCCGGTGCGCCTGCGCGCGGAGGTGCGCAACATCTCCAGCACGCCCCACGGCCGCCGCTGCGGCGTGAGCGTCCGGCCCCTGGACGCCGAAGGGGCCCGCGCGTGGCGCGCGCTGGTGGAGGCCCAGGCCCACCCCACCACCAAGGTGGAGGGCGACTGGAACGACGCCACCTGGAAGCTCTTCGAGCGCTCCGGCTACTTCCGCCTCCCGGGCAAGGAGCCGGAGAAGTTCACCAGCCTGCGCGACCAGTTCTCGCGCGCGCAGGACAAGCTCCAGGAGGCGCCGCTGCTGGGCTACCGCGTGGTGCGCCCCGCGGAGGACGGCATGGAGGCCACGCTGTCCGTGCTCAAGCCCTACGCGGGCAGCTGGATGGCGCACCAGCTGGCGCGGCACCAGCCGCCGGGCAGCCGCTCCACCGCGCGCGAGGCCCTGCGCGACATCTACCTGCGCGGCTACGAGCCCACCCAGGCGGACCCGGAGGTGAAGTGGTTCTTCGCCTACTGCGAGGCGAACGTGCGCTGGGTGCGCTACACGAAGTTCGACTTCGCCACCTGGTACGCGGACACCGGCCAGACGTGCCTGGTGCCCTTCCGCCTGATGGAGGGCGAGGTGGACAGCGTCTGGACGAAGCCCGCGAACATCACCGTGGGCACGCCCACCCAGGAGGAGCGCGCCAGCTTCTTCGCCCGCGTGGCCGGCACCCGCCCGGAGGCCTACCGGGAAGCGCTGGACCTGGTGCCGGAGCGCTTCGACCTGGAGGCCACGCGCACCGGCTGGGGTGACGCCGGCCTGTCCCGCGAGCGCGAGCTGGTGGTGGCCCGCCATGAGGGCCGCGCCGTGGCCTTCGCGGTGTTCGAGTCCGCGCAGCCGGGCCTGAACCTCTTCAACGTGCTGGACGGCGTGCGCCTGGTGCCCCTGGAGGAGGACGCGAAGCCGGAGGTGCAGGACGCGTACGTGGCGCTCCTGGCCCAGGCGGCGGAGTGGTACCGGGCGCGCGACCGCAAGGTGTTCGTCCACTACGTGGAGGCCGCCTGCGTGGAGTACGCGGAGCGCGTGTCCCTGGCGGACCTGGGCGACGGCAAGCTGTGGGTGATGTCCGCCCGACTGCTGCCGGAGTTCCTGGAGCACCTCTGCGAGTCCACCACGCCGCGCGCGGCGTAGTGGCGGCTCGCTTCGCCTGACTTCAGCGACGGCGGGGGCTGACTACAGCCCCTCGTCGTCCGGGTCCGGATAGGACTCCAGCTCCTCTTCCTCCTCCTCCACCGGGGTGGGCGCCTTGGCGTGGCGCCCCTTGCCGGCCTTGCCCTCGTGCGCCGGAGCGCCGAAGTCCGAGTCCGGGCCCACGATGTAGCCCTGGCGCCCCTGCTGGATGCGGCGCAGGACCCCTTCCTGCTCCAGCGCCTCCAAGAGCCGCGCGAAGGTGGAGAAGCCGTGGTCGCGCTCGTCGAAGTCGGGCTCCTTGCGGACGATGGTCTCCTTGATGAGCGACGGGTTGAGCGGGCCCGTCGCGCGGCGCAGCAGGCTCTGCACCACCTCGCGCGCGACGGCGGGCACCTCCGCCTTGGGCTTGCCGCCCTTGGACTCGGCGCCTTCCTTGGCGCCCTTGCCCTCGTGGCCCTTGTCGTGGCCCTTCCCGCCCCGCTTGCCGCCCTTGCCCTCGTCGCCCTTGGAGCCCCGGCCGCCGTGGTCGCGGTCCTTCTCCTTGTGGGAGCCGTCGCCCTTGTGCTTGGGCTTCATGTAGATGAACTGGTCGCACGCCCTCACGAACATCTGGGAGCTGGCCTCACGCACGGCCAGGCCAATGACGGTGCGGCCGTTCTCACGCAGCTTGTACGCCAGGGGGCAGAAGTCGCTGTCGCCGGAGGCGATGACGAAGGTGTCAATCTGCTCGCGCGCGTAGCACAGCTCCAGCGCGTCGATGACCAGGCGCATGTCCGCGCTGTTCTTGCCGGCGCGGGTGGACGGGGGCACGTCCACCAGCTCCACGCCCACGTCGTGCAGGCGCTGCTTCGCGTCCTCGAAGCGCGACCAGTTGCAGTAGGCGCGGCGGAAGACGACCTTGCCCTGCTCCAAGAGCTGGTCCAGCGCGGGCTGCAGGTCGAACTGACTGGCGCTGATGCCCGTGTTGGTGACCAGGTTCTCGAAGTCGATGAAGAGTGCGATGCGGTGCTGCTCGTCGGTACGTCCAGCCAAAGGTGCCTCGTATTCGTGTGCGAGCGGTCCTTGGCTCGCGTGCGCTCCACCCTACTGTGGGGACGCTACAGCGCGCACGGTCCGTGTTCCGCCCTGAACATTCAGTGCTACCCACCCTACGTTTGGGGCCTGAGCCCGGGGGCAGCGCCCCCGTAACACGGAGGTGTGAACATGATGCACGGATTCCCCCGACGTTTGCGAGCGATGGCGTGGGCCGCGCCCACGCTTGGCCTCTTGTTGTGCGCCGGCCCCGCCCTGGCGCGGGAGCCAACGGTCGGCAAGGACGAGGACCAGGGAGCGTCCATGCCGTCGAAGTACACCGAGCCCGCGAGCACCAGCCCCTCGAACGTGGTGAGCAGCGTCCGGACCACGTCCCCCTCCTTCATGACCCAGGGAGAGTCCGTGCGGCAAATCACCCCGGATGCGGACCGCATGCAGCAGGTCAACGGGCCGGTGGTGAAGCAGGACGGGCTGACGTTGTTCGTGAAGGACGTGTCCGGGCCGGTGGTGCCGCTGGACATGAGCGCCCTGCGCATCACCAAGCTGCCCCAGAAGGGGCAGGAGGTCCTGGCCGTCTACCAGGTGGAGAACAAGACGGAGAACGTGGCCTTGTCCCTCCAGGGTGAGAAGAAGGACTGAGGGCGGTCGCGCCTCAGTTCGGCTTCGTGGCGCCGCGCACCTCGTCCAGGACGCTCAAGTCCACGAGCCCCGCGATGTCGTCGCTGGGGATGAACCCCAGCGCCTTCGCGTGCTCGGCGGACGTCTTGAGCGCGGAGGGCACGGGGTCCAGGCTCGGCTCCAGGCGGGAGAACGCGTCCTGGAGCACGGGCCCGGGCAGGGGCTTTCGCGTCAGCTGGCCGAAGGCGGAGTTGACGGACGTGGCGAAGGCCGCCGGGTCCGCGCGCCAGCGCTCGGTCAGCTGCACGTGGATGCGCAGGAGCGCCGCGATGCGCGAGCGCTGCGTCTCCAGCACCTTCTTCGTCGTCACCACCACCGTGGTGGGGAAGCGCTTGTCCGGCCAGAGGTCGCGCTCGTCCACCAGGATGTGACCGCCCCCTTCCGCGAGCATGCGCGCGCCCCAGGGCTCGGGCACCCACGCGCCCTCGATGGCGCCCTGGAGGTACTGGGCCAGGATGTCCGGGTTGCTGATGGGAATCACCTGCACGTCGCCGCCCGCGTCCGCGGTGATGTTCAGCTTCTGGGCCTTCAGCCAGGTGCGCAGGGCGATGTCCTGCGTGTTGCCCAGCTGCGGCGTCGCCAGCTTCTTGCCCTTGAGCTCCTGGGCCGTCTTCGCGCTCTTCACCACCAGCACCGCGCCGCCGTTCACCGCGCCCGCGATGATGCGCAGCTCCTTGCCGGCTTTGAGGTACGTGTTGATGGCGGGCCCCGGGCCCACGTAGGCCACGTCCACGGAGCCCGCGACCAGCGCCTCCATGGCGGCGGGGCCCGCGTTGAACTGCCGCACCTCCAGGTGGCCCATCCCGGGCTGGGACGCGAAGAGCCCCTCCGAGTTCGCCACCAGCGCCTGCGCGTGCGTGATGTTGGGGAAGAAGGCCACGCGCAGGGGCGCGTTGGCGCCGGAGGGCGTGTCCTTCTTGCAGGAGGCGACGCCGGTCAGGAGGACGCAGACACCGAGGAGCAGCGACAGCGGACGCGCGGAAGACATGGTGCGTCACGCTAATGGAGACTCCCCGCCTGTTTTCAATGCCCGTGAGTGCGGAAGCGTCTTGGGGCTCACACGGACGCCGTCAGGCCCCACCGGCGCCGCAGGCGCGTCTCCACTGTCTGGAAGAGGACGCGGTCCACCGTGATGCCGATGAGGATGATGGCCAGCATCACCGCCATCACCTGCGACACGTCCATCAGCTCGCGGCCCATGGTGAGCAGCTGGCCCAGGCCGCCGGAGACGAAGAGCAGCTCCCCCGCCAGCAGCGCGCGCCACGCGAAGCTCCACCCCAGCTTGAGGCCGGTGACGATGCCGGGCAGCGCGCCGGGCAGGAGCACGCCGAAGTAGAAGCGCGGGCCCCTCACGCCCAGGGTCCGCGCCACGCGGGCCAGCTGCGGGTCCAGGCCGTTGACCGCGTCCTCGGTGGCGATGGAGATGCCCAGCACGCTGCCCATCACCACCACGAAGAGGATGGCGCTGTCGTTGAGGCCGAACCACAGGAGGGCCAGCGGCAGCCAGCAGATGGAGGGCAGGGCCTGCAGCCCCATCACCACCGGCTTCACCGCGTTGCGGAAGAAGGCCAGCCGCGCGATGCAGAGCCCCAGCGGGACGCCGATGGCCACCGACAGGAGGTAGGCGCGCGACAGCCGTCCCAGCGAGCGCAGCGTGGCGGCGCCCAGCTGTCCGTCGCGGGCCATGGCGATGAGCGCCTGCACCACCTCCAGCGGCCCGGGGAACAGGTGCTTGTTCCACACGCCGGAGCGCGACAGCCCCTCCCAGAGCGCGAAGAGCAGCGCGATCATCCCCAGCTTCTGCGCCCACTTCAGCATGGCGGTGTCCCTCGTTCCCTCTAACGACTGGTCACGACGTGGGTGCGGGGCAGGCTGGACGGCGTGCGCGAGCGGCGGCCCAGGGGCTCCGTGGGCGGGGCCTCCAGGGGCGCCCCTTCCGCGGCGCGCAGGCGGTGGCGGATGTCGCGCGCCATCGCGTCCAGGGACGGGTCCTCCAGCGAGCGCGGCATGGGCAGGTGGATCTCCAGGTCCTCCACCACGCGGCCCGGGCGGGGCGCCATCAGCACCACGCGGGTGCCCAGCATCAGGGCCTCCTGCACGTCGTGGGTGACGAACACCACCGTCTTGCCGGAGTGCAGCCAGATGGACTGCAACAACTCCTGCATGTGCACGCGCGTCTGGGCGTCCAGCGCGCCGAACGGCTCGTCCATCAGGAGCACGTTGGGGTCCACCGCGAGCGCCCGGGCGAGGCTCGCGCGCATCTTCATGCCGCCGGAGAGCTCATGGGGCAGCGTGTCCGCGAAGCCCTCCAGGCGCACGCGCTGGATGAAGGTGTCCGCCCGCTTGCGGCGCTCGGAGCGGGGCACGCCCCGGGCCCCCAGCGCGAAGGTGATGTTGCCGCGCACGGTG
Coding sequences:
- a CDS encoding YkgJ family cysteine cluster protein yields the protein MSSALSTLCLHCGMCCDGTLFTQVPLKPGEAEALRKRGLPLGTREDGAGVLPQRCAALEGLCCTVYEERPEACRRYRCQLFTALAEGEVSLEEAKGVVDAAHARVDAVAAALGSAGDGRGSAMRQARVAAAGLELSGETREALAHAEVYLDRHFRGRFRRSG
- a CDS encoding PilZ domain-containing protein, with the protein product MHTDTHDAPAGRETLLGYRVGTELSAAASFGADFSSGRLVQLSLEHLTLHLESRAVPRKGQAASVVVGEGERWATALDAEVIGVNALRPEVSLRFVAPPLDAGRRIVGLLESLRDNGLLLTPETRPVWREQIDRAERVTRICEALASRQARGVLRSRDGQAVAEVTCAFFEPLQDAFAWNLHGTLPPGAFTLEAFGYSSVVHFQVDAARMEGGLLVMTTPPSLVRFRHRWLRRTQASASCTLEFDHPLWPQVHVRRGLLDVSYEGLSFLTQPGEDLMYPGLRLPVMEVALDGHAPVRLRAEVRNISSTPHGRRCGVSVRPLDAEGARAWRALVEAQAHPTTKVEGDWNDATWKLFERSGYFRLPGKEPEKFTSLRDQFSRAQDKLQEAPLLGYRVVRPAEDGMEATLSVLKPYAGSWMAHQLARHQPPGSRSTAREALRDIYLRGYEPTQADPEVKWFFAYCEANVRWVRYTKFDFATWYADTGQTCLVPFRLMEGEVDSVWTKPANITVGTPTQEERASFFARVAGTRPEAYREALDLVPERFDLEATRTGWGDAGLSRERELVVARHEGRAVAFAVFESAQPGLNLFNVLDGVRLVPLEEDAKPEVQDAYVALLAQAAEWYRARDRKVFVHYVEAACVEYAERVSLADLGDGKLWVMSARLLPEFLEHLCESTTPRAA
- a CDS encoding NYN domain-containing protein yields the protein MAGRTDEQHRIALFIDFENLVTNTGISASQFDLQPALDQLLEQGKVVFRRAYCNWSRFEDAKQRLHDVGVELVDVPPSTRAGKNSADMRLVIDALELCYAREQIDTFVIASGDSDFCPLAYKLRENGRTVIGLAVREASSQMFVRACDQFIYMKPKHKGDGSHKEKDRDHGGRGSKGDEGKGGKRGGKGHDKGHEGKGAKEGAESKGGKPKAEVPAVAREVVQSLLRRATGPLNPSLIKETIVRKEPDFDERDHGFSTFARLLEALEQEGVLRRIQQGRQGYIVGPDSDFGAPAHEGKAGKGRHAKAPTPVEEEEEELESYPDPDDEGL
- a CDS encoding ABC transporter substrate-binding protein; this encodes MSSARPLSLLLGVCVLLTGVASCKKDTPSGANAPLRVAFFPNITHAQALVANSEGLFASQPGMGHLEVRQFNAGPAAMEALVAGSVDVAYVGPGPAINTYLKAGKELRIIAGAVNGGAVLVVKSAKTAQELKGKKLATPQLGNTQDIALRTWLKAQKLNITADAGGDVQVIPISNPDILAQYLQGAIEGAWVPEPWGARMLAEGGGHILVDERDLWPDKRFPTTVVVTTKKVLETQRSRIAALLRIHVQLTERWRADPAAFATSVNSAFGQLTRKPLPGPVLQDAFSRLEPSLDPVPSALKTSAEHAKALGFIPSDDIAGLVDLSVLDEVRGATKPN
- a CDS encoding ABC transporter permease, coding for MLKWAQKLGMIALLFALWEGLSRSGVWNKHLFPGPLEVVQALIAMARDGQLGAATLRSLGRLSRAYLLSVAIGVPLGLCIARLAFFRNAVKPVVMGLQALPSICWLPLALLWFGLNDSAILFVVVMGSVLGISIATEDAVNGLDPQLARVARTLGVRGPRFYFGVLLPGALPGIVTGLKLGWSFAWRALLAGELLFVSGGLGQLLTMGRELMDVSQVMAVMLAIILIGITVDRVLFQTVETRLRRRWGLTASV
- a CDS encoding ABC transporter ATP-binding protein, with amino-acid sequence MLRRLIERMRGLRQAAPHLLRPANVNADRAKISIAQLGHHYANKVVALKDVNLNVRSGEFVCLLGPSGCGKSTLLYALAGHVAPTGGSVAIDGKPIQGPGPDRLLMFQEAALFPWLTVRGNITFALGARGVPRSERRKRADTFIQRVRLEGFADTLPHELSGGMKMRASLARALAVDPNVLLMDEPFGALDAQTRVHMQELLQSIWLHSGKTVVFVTHDVQEALMLGTRVVLMAPRPGRVVEDLEIHLPMPRSLEDPSLDAMARDIRHRLRAAEGAPLEAPPTEPLGRRSRTPSSLPRTHVVTSR